DNA from Borrelia hispanica CRI:
TGTAATTGAGAGTATATGAACAAACCAACCTGAGATTGGATCTATTAGTTTAAGTTTTTCTATACTTTTCTTTACCAATCTTATGGTCTTATCATTTAAATAAAATCTTATTGGTATTGATTTAGATTTAGGATTGCCTTTGGTTTGTAATAATTCTTTCTTATATTGCCTTGTTTCTTTAAGTAATATTGAATTTTGTTTCTTTAGTTCTTTGATTTTTGCTTTTAATATTTCATATTCTTTCATGTAATTTATATGTTAACTAAATGCTATAAAAATAAGTAAAATTATGTATAAATATGTTAGCAAATACTCTTAATTTATGTCAAATTATATGTCTCTCCATTGCATGCAAAATTTAATGTGTAAGACATGTATTTTAATCAGAAGGGCTAATATTTAAAGGTGCAGCACAAAATATCTAATAAACTTTGTGCTAGCTTTAACAAATACTTAAAAATTTAGTCTCTATTCTTTATAGATTTCATTTTAACGACCCATCTATTTGCAATGAGAGATATCTCTCTTCTTTTTTTAAATCTCACTTCTGTGTTAACTTCAAGTTAACATTTTGTTTACTTATTCCTTTTTTTAAATCTTTTTATTTATCCTTTTATTTGTATGAAAATCTGTATACTTTCTTTCTTAAATCTTATTTTTAAATTCTATTTATGAAATTTGTTTTGTAGATTGATGATCTTATTTAATTATTTCCACAATTGCTAGATGATTGGTCTTTGAATTTATCTAAGCCCTCTTTCAAAGCACCTTCTACTACTTGTTTAAATGTTGTTTTTTGTTGTTCTGCGTCATCTCCTGTACACTTTGCAAGTTCTGATTGAATGTGATCAAGAGCCTCTTTTATTTTAGATTCGTCTGCATTTAAAAATTTATTGAGTTCAGATTCACTACTCAAAGCTTCTTTTAAAAAATCTAGACCTTTTATTTGACTTTCACTTAACTTTTCTCTTAATGTTTCTTCAGGTGTTTTTTGTGCTTCTACTTGTTGTTCTAAGTCTCTTTTATTTCTGCTCTTAATTCCTTTATTTGTGTTATTTTCTTGATCACAACTACTCATTAGTAGTAATAAAATCAAAGTAAAATTGGTTATTTTCATATAAAATCTCCTCATTTTAATACATATTTGTGATTTTAAAATATATAGCGATTATTGTTATGTTGTATGAATTACTTTGATTATTATTTGATTAGCAACTACTAAATCGTAATTGTTAAATGTTTACTTATCTTCAATTAATAATTTGTTTTGTTAATAATTTTTAGTCTGTCAACTTGTTTAATGTATCCTTATAGGTATGACTGTTTTTATTTTCAAGTTCATTTTTCATTACTTGAAATATTTTTTCATTAGTATCGTATTTATCAAATGCTATATGTATAAGATCATTAAAAAATGAGCTTACATAGTTGTTATCAGAATCTGCATATGTGTTCCCATACAGCCTTCCGTCATATTGATTGTTGTTTTTATATTTATCATATAAATAATTGTAAAAAGCACCTTCTATATATTGCATCATAGTCATATTATTTTTTAAACTTTGTAGTTTATTATATATAAGCTTATATGCGTAATTAAAAGCCTTACTTAATTCTTTTTGTTGTTGTGTTTGTGCATTATCTAAAATCCAAGTATGAAATATATTATATTTGTTTAATATATTCTGCAATCCTTGACTTATTTTGTATTTAAATCTTTCATGAAGCAATAAGTTGTCTTTTTTATATATCTCAAGTGCATGTATTAATGTTTTGAATTTCGTTTTTTCTTCAGTAGTTAGTTCAGGTTTTGGTTGATCTTGAGGTTTTCTATTACTTTTTTGCTCCTCTTTCTCATCAGTAGGAATTATGGTTGGCTTTTCTGGAGTAGGGTGTTGTTCATCTGTAATTGTTTTTATAGGTTCATTA
Protein-coding regions in this window:
- a CDS encoding Mlp family lipoprotein, whose amino-acid sequence is MKITNFTLILLLLMSSCDQENNTNKGIKSRNKRDLEQQVEAQKTPEETLREKLSESQIKGLDFLKEALSSESELNKFLNADESKIKEALDHIQSELAKCTGDDAEQQKTTFKQVVEGALKEGLDKFKDQSSSNCGNN